In one Heteronotia binoei isolate CCM8104 ecotype False Entrance Well chromosome 1, APGP_CSIRO_Hbin_v1, whole genome shotgun sequence genomic region, the following are encoded:
- the GTF3C6 gene encoding general transcription factor 3C polypeptide 6 isoform X2, translating into MEMSDPLPQEGETDVEEQLVMVELSGIIDSDFLDKCENRCKILGIDTERPILQVDRYVFAGEYEDTLGTCVVFEENKDHDAEGNQKLELKYKYHTMKKLNMTRTLLSEKKEGEENTGGGVEWLELKDKDFSYSRPNMICNFLYEKEEEIAESQDKVAEESEGEASDKGNFDENFEPEMQPSVEIDDSAQSLDNTSPEAVGSPSINTQDIALDDSPC; encoded by the exons ATGGAGATGTCTGACCCCCTTCcccaagagggagagacagatgTGGAG GAACAACTAGTCATGGTGGAATTGTCAGGCATAATTGATTCAGATTTTCTGGATAAATGTGAAAACAGATGCAAGATTTTG GGAATAGATACAGAGAGGCCAATTTTGCAGGTAGACAGATATGTGTTTGCTGGGGAATATGAAG ATACTCTTGGTACCTGTGTGGTGTTTGAAGAAAACAAAGATCATG atgcagaaggaaacCAAAAATTAGAGCTAAAATACAAGTACCAcacaatgaagaaactgaataTGACACGGACGCTTCTGAGTgagaaaaaggaaggagaagaaaacacaG GTGGTGGAGTTGAATGGCTAGAGCTTAAGGACAAAGATTTCTCTTATAGCAGACCAAACATGATTTGCAATTTTTTGtatgaaaaagaagaggagattgcTGAGTCTCAAGACAAAGTGGCCGAAGAATCTGAGGGAGAAGCCAGTGACAAAGGAAACTTTGATGAGAACTTTGAACCTGAGATGCAGCCTAGCGTTGAAATTGATGACTCTGCCCAGAGCTTGGATAACACTAGCCCTGaagcagtgggctctccttcaattAATACTCAGGATATTGCCTTGGATGATTCTCCATGTTGA
- the GTF3C6 gene encoding general transcription factor 3C polypeptide 6 isoform X1: MEMSDPLPQEGETDVEEQLVMVELSGIIDSDFLDKCENRCKILGIDTERPILQVDRYVFAGEYEDTLGTCVVFEENKDHVDAEGNQKLELKYKYHTMKKLNMTRTLLSEKKEGEENTGGGVEWLELKDKDFSYSRPNMICNFLYEKEEEIAESQDKVAEESEGEASDKGNFDENFEPEMQPSVEIDDSAQSLDNTSPEAVGSPSINTQDIALDDSPC, from the exons ATGGAGATGTCTGACCCCCTTCcccaagagggagagacagatgTGGAG GAACAACTAGTCATGGTGGAATTGTCAGGCATAATTGATTCAGATTTTCTGGATAAATGTGAAAACAGATGCAAGATTTTG GGAATAGATACAGAGAGGCCAATTTTGCAGGTAGACAGATATGTGTTTGCTGGGGAATATGAAG ATACTCTTGGTACCTGTGTGGTGTTTGAAGAAAACAAAGATCATG tagatgcagaaggaaacCAAAAATTAGAGCTAAAATACAAGTACCAcacaatgaagaaactgaataTGACACGGACGCTTCTGAGTgagaaaaaggaaggagaagaaaacacaG GTGGTGGAGTTGAATGGCTAGAGCTTAAGGACAAAGATTTCTCTTATAGCAGACCAAACATGATTTGCAATTTTTTGtatgaaaaagaagaggagattgcTGAGTCTCAAGACAAAGTGGCCGAAGAATCTGAGGGAGAAGCCAGTGACAAAGGAAACTTTGATGAGAACTTTGAACCTGAGATGCAGCCTAGCGTTGAAATTGATGACTCTGCCCAGAGCTTGGATAACACTAGCCCTGaagcagtgggctctccttcaattAATACTCAGGATATTGCCTTGGATGATTCTCCATGTTGA